The genomic window gtgcatgtatataaatAGTACATGGGTAGCTTCCTGTAACCACCACCATGATCGAGATCTGGACTGTGGTAGCACCACGGGACTCCCTTTTTCTGCACCTTTGTAGTTCTCTCCTGTCGCCCACTCCCTCACCATTCCTACCCACTGGCAGTCACTAATCTCTTCTCCAGTTCTGTAACTTTGATATTCAAAAAATGGTGCAAAAATGGAATCCTCCAGAATATAACCTTCTGAGGGGCATTTTTCACTCACCAGAATTCCCCTGAGATCCATCCAGGTTTGAGTATAacagtagtttgttcctttttattgctcagTGGTACTACACGGTATGGGTGCACCCCAGTTTGTTGAACTCTTCaccagttgaaggacatttgggttgttcccagtGTTTGGTGATTAATAGGGCTGCTACGAATATTCATGTGCAGGTTTCTGCatgaatgtaagttttcatttctctggcctaggagtgcagttgctgggttgtataGTAAGTGCCTATTTGGTTAAAAGAAACTGCCCAGaggttttccagggtggctgcaccattttatgttTCCAGCAGCAGTATCTGAGTGGTCCAGCATCTCCACAGCTTCATCGGCCCTTGGGGTTGTCACTcctttttagtatatgtgctgccgaagcgagcacttgtCACTCctttttagctattctgataggCATATAGTGATACCTCACTGTGatcttaatttgtatttccttagtggctaatgatgttgaatatcttttcatgtgctgtttgccacctttctctcctctctgtatAATATATTGTCTTTTCTAATTGCATTGCTTGtgtttgttgagttttgagagttctttattctAAATACAGTCCTTTGTTGAGTAAATGGCTCGTACATTCTTTCTCTCAGCCTGTGGCTTACATTTTCATCCTCAGGGTATTTCATGGAGCCAAAGTTTTTAATGTTGATGAGTGCCAGTTTATCAACCTTTCCTTCTGTGGATTGTGTTTTTTGGATCAAGTATGCCCAGCCATAGGtctccaacattttaaaaattctttttcctataagttttttattttacagttaagTCCACGATCcatttttgagttgatttttatgtaagATGTGAGGTTTAGGTCATGGTTCATTACTTTGCCTGTGGGTGTCCAATCATTCTGGCACTTGGTTAGAAAGGCTATACTGCCATgcatactcatttttaaaatagactttcaAAAATTGCATTTCACTATTTTTATAGGCTCGAGAACTCTTCCTAAAAGCAGTAGAAGAAGAACAGAATGGAGCTCTCTATGAAGGTAAAAAAACTCAGGGCCCAGGATCATATGTCGTGACATTTCTGAATAACAACTCTTAGTtactgaacaattttttttttttttaactagaataTATTTGGTATGTAGACATTAGTCTCcctatatttaaaattgttttctaccaAATCAAAACTAAATATTGTATTTCTCTataacctctttttaaaaaatattgctgtGAACCATCATCATATTGGTCTACGTTTAGGTTTCAGTATTTATTAATTCTTCATTATATTAAGgtcttaaaaataactttctcattttaaaatagtgtATTCTTTTATGGGTGAAAATTACTGCAGAGGAGGGGAATATAAAAGATAGTTTCtggaacatatatatatttactagtTTACAGTTTACACTAAGGAATTACCCCTCGGCTTTAATTACCTCTTTTATTAACCCATTAGAAATGCATAAACAAACAGAGCAGTGGGGCATTTTACTGTATTAGGTGTGTAAGTAGGCTTCCATTTTGTGATAGTAAAGCTAATAATTGGGGCGTGGAAAAAATGCTTGTGCTTGAATCACTTTGAAAATGTcctcaaaataacattttcaggATTGCTGCATTTTATTCGCAAGTTTCTTCTAGTGATATTTTCACTCAGGTATTAAAAGAGCCCAAATGGTGAGATCCCTCCACAGTCTTCGTTAGTTTGTAAGATTCTCATCTCCATTTAGTGTACAGTAATTCACCCAGAGTAACAGAACACAGCAGAATATATTGAATGGAATAGAGTCTGTCTACAGGAAGAAGAGCTGGTTGACTTCTGCAGTCTCAAGTTCTGTTGTATCACTTTGTGGGAGAGATTGCGAAATACCATAGCTCTAAACCACCTGGCCAGGAACTTTATAAGAAAATAGGTTTTAAATGTTAGTTAGCTAAGTAATAGGCAGCTGGACTAAAGGAAATTGGATTTgaaggttaatttttttaaaaagtctttcttcTACCTAGTAGGAAGCCTTTTTTTTATCCTTAACTCTGCATCCTAGAAACAAAAGGTTGCTTAAAAGTGTTTTTCTTGGGTCTACAGCAATTGCATTTCCAAAGTGTGAAGAAAGACAACCACATAAGATTGCTTCTAACTACGAGGCTGAGGGAAAAGGTGGGAAGGGCTAACCATCCTTAAGCTGCTATAATGTGTTAGCTTTAGAAAAAAAGGTTATTTCTAAGTAGTAAGGCTTGGAAATAAGTTTGTTCACTGAACTACTACTGCATGTAGAAAAAAGGAATTTGGCTGTTTGTAAAGAAAGTTACCAAATTAAACCACAGTTATAGGTAATCAAAGGAAATGACAAAAAATGTGTGGTCATAGCTAATTtagctttatttcttcttttagccATCAAGTTTTATCGTAGGGCTATGCAACTTGTACCTGATATAGAGTTCAAGATTACTTATACCCGGTCTCCAGATGGTGATGGCGTTGGAAACAGCTAGTGCGTATATAATTCGATAGACAGTAATACATAGAGTTTGTTAAAGTTAAGCGTCTTTGCCCTGTTGACTCTTAACATGATAAGAAGATGGTGGTAATTCTGTTAAATTATATAGTCTTTAGCATAAAGACTTGTTTATAAAgttgtagaaattttttttagttagggaaattttaagattaaaatatagaaatgcacattttaaacAGATAAAACAAAGATAAGGTGgcaagagtttttttaaaaataaaagcagtgatTATTGAAAGTTAATTAAAAGACACAGTTCACCTTCCTGAaacctattttaaaaagtcaaatctaTGGAAATATAATTAGGCCAAAGCTGACAAAATGTTGATAATGGTTGAAATTGGGTGATGGGTACATGGGGTTTCATCAAActagtttttctcctttttgatatgtttgaagttacacattttttttaaaaggtttttcattttattaagaaaatgctGAATTATAACAAGACTTTATTATTCTCTTAAGGTATCTGGGAGGACATTGTTAAGACTATGTTTAAAAGCCCAGGTGCAGGATAGAAGCTGTGTTTCTTTGGATAGATGCCTCTTGCATCAAAGTCATAAAGCGGCATTGATAGTTTTACATGGACAAAGATCAAAAGATTTGCAAGCCAATTATAGAAAATTGTTTTTGGCTTAATCTATCTCCAAAAGCTCAATTTGCCGGTAATAGAGGGAGGAGAGTCTCTCTACCCACGAGAGAATGTCAGGTTAGAAATGAGCAATACATAGGAAAATAGTGTTTTTAGTAATAAAATACTACCATTATGTTAGGGTATTACCTCCGTCATGAAGTAATTAAGTTACCTTTATGGATAACGTTCTCATTGCCAgtgttttttttaactgcttgCAGTATTAACACTCAAGCTTTGGATCATAAAAATATCCCAGTGAAGTTAGTCTTAACTGTCTGTCTGAACTTGGAGGCTAATGGTGTTGTTCACCAAATGAAATTTAATAGTGTGAGGTAGTtgaaactcaaaatgaatcatgtGGCTTTTTCTAAGCCTCCTTATACCCTGGCGGGCATTTAGACCCAGCTCTCGGCCAGTTTGAGGAATAGTGCAGGTGCTCTTGAGAAAAGCTATATTAAAAACGTTCaagaagcatttcttttttctcccatccCTTTGTACAAGCCCAGATGCTGTGAAAGTTCTTGAAGGATAAAGGTGTTTCTTTCTTATCAGGTCTAATAATCCCTGAAAGTCACTCTcctggttttgttcttgttttctgccTTCTGTGAAGTGCTGGTAGAGCAGCCGTTGTACCCATCTAGCCTCTGCCACACGTGCCTTTCTTGTGGTATAATTAGCCCTTCCTGGTCTTCAGACCTTAATCTCATCTAAGCTGCTTTGTACATCTGATCGCTTTTAAGgttaattcaataaaaattaaaggcagattttttttttaaacactgaattACCCTTGTTTAGATGATTGGTAGATGATTTGAGGACCCtgctaagatttttaaattacatattttcctctcttaAGGTAGGGTGGTAAGGCACATCTGTTAGAAAACTCTTGGTAAGTAAGTACCGCAGATGACATctgtatatttgatttttatccaGTTAGAATGGATTGTAGTCACATTAGTATGGAATATATttacataagtttttaaaaatcatttgaaattatctttttcaCTAACTCAAATCTCTACAGTAAAATGGACTAATTAAATCTCAACATTTGTATCCAAAATTCTAGTTCTTTCTGGGTAAGAATGAAAATGGTTGAAGCTTTTTTCGCCAAAAAATTTGGTATGGCCCTTCTTTGTGAGGCAGAGTAAACTTTTATCAAATCAAAAAAGTAGTTAAGAGTTTGCATTTAGATAACTTTTTGTAAAGCAGATTTGAAAGGACTGTTTTTGAAAATCAGTTTCTAAGCTCTACGTTTGTGGAGTGAAGCACTTAATTTATTCACCTCCCTCCTTTTTCAGCATGGAAGATAATGACGATGACAGCAAGATGGCAGACCTCTTGTCATGCTTCCAGCAGCAGCTCACGTTCCAGGAGTCTGTGCTCAAACTGTGTCAGCCTGAGCTGGAGAACAATCAGACTCACATATCAGGTAAGCGTGCATGGCTATTAGAACTCAGGGAGGCACACTTTCACTTTAGATTTAAATTTTCCAAACTTACAGGGTCAGATAACTAGCCAAATAATTGCTCTAGTTCAAAGTATGTTGGGAGAGCTAGTTATAATTACTGTTTGCATATAGTAATAAGCTTTTCAAAATCTGAAGTTGAAAGGAGTTTGGAGTACAGTTCAAGGATGCCCTTCTTGATTCAGTGAAGATTTAAAAGGGTGTCTGAGTTGTTGAAGCTGCCCAAGAAAATTAGAGGAAGACAGGTGTCATGAGGCATTTCAGCCTGAGAGaggttgcatttttatttatttattttagattttatttttttattcgacacagagagaggtagtgagagggagagcacaagcagagggagcaacaggcaggcagaaggagagggataagcagactccctgctgagcagggagcctgacagggctcgatcccaggaccctgggaccatgacctgagcccaagtcagccacttaaccaactgagccacccaggcaccccagaggctACATACTTAAAAATgagtgtttggggcacctgggccattcagtcagtcaagtgtcccGAACCTcatgtcgggctctgcgctcagctcGGAGTCTagttgagactctctccctctgcccctctgtcttgtgctcacactctctgactcaaataaataaaaagatcttaataaaaatgaatgtttctttcttttcatatgtTAAGTGTTGTTTAGTCATGGGGTTTTCTAGAGAAAGACACTTGAAAATAAGTTTGTCGGCAAATGCAGTATGGATTACGTATACATACATAATttggtataaatatatacatatcggactattttaatatttcttggtgTTAAAATGATCTTTTGAAGGAAAAGGTGCTTTATAAAAGTAGCTTCTGATCTGTtctatactgaaaaaaaaattgtgtcatgATGTCCAAAACCATTTATTACTCTCTGAGCCATACGGAGGCTGTGATTCACAGAGTCAGGGAGTAGTGAAGCTGCCTGTGTCCGAGAGTGAGACCGTCCAATAACCAAGGAGGGTCGCTGAAGGGACGATGTTTTCTTTGCAGTGCTGCCGATGGAAGTCCTGATGTACATCTTCCGATGGGTGGTGTCTAGCGACTTGGACCTCAGGTCATTAGAGCAGCTGTCGCAGGTGTGCAGAGGATTCTATATCTGTGCCAGGtacttcatctttttaaaataactcaggCAGGGGTGAAGAAAGAATTACAGCCTTTTGCCACTttcgaaaaagaaaaaaacttgatcGATACTCAGTAAAAACTCAGAATGGACGGTTTTGCCTAAGCTGTATTTATGTGATCTTCCCAAACCCCCTAGCCCTTAAAGGCTAGAGTGCACTGGATTTCCAGGGTGCAGATGTAGTCACACGTATAACTTCCATAGAGCAGTTTGCATGCTATCCTAGCTGATTTGGAAAAAGAATTGTGCTAGGAAAATAAACTTGAGTCATCTTCACAATAACTCTAAATACCATTACGTGGTAATGACTTAAATTTAGATTGCACTAGCATTTTCTTTTGGCCCATTTGAAGTTAtcctgtactttttaaaatactgctttGTGAAGAATAATCATAGTTTAGTATAAAATGATTTGAGACTGGTAATCTTTCATggatattttacataaaaatatatacttagtggggcacttggttggctcagttggttaactgtctgccttcggcttgggtcacaatcctgaggtcctgggatctagccccgtgtcgggcttcctgctcagcaagggaacctgcttctccctttccctctgctgctgtactctctctctcgttcactctgtctctcaaataaaatctttaaaaaaaaaaaaatactcagttttCTACACTAATCCCATAACTAGTCTTGTTGGTGCTACCTTAAAAATAGATCTTTAATCTGACATTTCCTCCTTGTCCAGGGACCCTTCTTGTTCTGCCCATTACAGCCGGTCTGGGTTATTATGGCAgtggcctgcttcccctcttagACCCCTAGAGCACCCAGAGAGCAGACTACCAGAGTTAGAAAGCCTAAATCATACTCAGAGCTCTTCAGTGGCATCCATGTCACTAAATAGCTTGTAAGCCCCCGACTGCCCCTCCAGTCATGCAGCCTGTGAACCTGGCTTAGTTAGCTGCAACCATGTGGTCCTCATCGAACACACCAGACACCCTCCCACCTAGAGCTGTGCACTTGCTATGGCTTCTGCCCAGGTACTTTCTCTGCCATTGTGCCTGAAGTagtctctcctcccccaccataGCTGTCCTTGCCTGTTTACCCTGCTTCATTTGTTTTTGCACTGAGCATACTATCtgaaacttttgttttcttagtaTGGTTTGCTTTCCTACAAGGAAAAGAGCAAGGTCTTTGCCTTATCTGTCTCTAGAGCCCTGGTCAATGCCTTGCAGGTACTCATCAAATTCTTGCAGAAATATTTCCGCGCTTAGGGACTTAGCCTTTTTTATAAGTTGATGTTATGCTTTTATTACCTAGAGACCCTGAGATATGGCGTTTGGCCTGCTTGAAAGTTTGGGGCAGAAGCTGTATTAAGCTTGTTCCGTACACATCCTGGAGGGAGATGTTTTTAGAAAGGCCCCGTGTTCGGTTTGATGGTAAGTTGAACTCTTCAGAACTTAGGAGAAATAGTGGTCTAGCATGTTGATTTTGATAAGTACACAGTCTTAACTTTCTGTAACAGATCTAAGTACTCTAATCATACTTAAAGgaaaccacaataaaaataaagctggaaaCATGTTAGCTGATTTTAACtgtaaaaaaacacacaaaactaaaaaacctCAAAACTTTCTTTTATAGGAGTATATATCAGTAAAACGACATATATTCGTCAAGGGGAACAGTCTCTTGATGGTTTCTATAGAGCCTGGCACCAAGTGGAATATTACAGGTACAACTGTAGTAAACTGAGTGAGtgaaaaattctctctctccaagtATTAGTTCATTAGTTACTGGGCAACTGTTGTTTGTGGCCTTCGCATTTGTCCACAAAATGACCCTCAGTACTTTTCTCCAGTTTTGTAACAGGAACTGAACTTAAAGAACCAAGAGGTTAATACAAATTATTTAATTCCTCCTAGCTTTTAAATCGAATCCCTTTACATTTTAGAGCTCttcattgttttttgcttttggtggGATTCATTTGCCTTTTAACTTAGCTGGTGCTCTTTCAACCGTACTGTCCATCAGATGTTACTGGCCTTGAGAAATAAGGAGACATGTGAACTACTGTGTATGATCATTAGGTCTTACTCTTGACCTTAATTAATTAgtgctttaggaaaaaaaacagttttaacagaggtatatttatttttattcaggaATAAAACTGAAAGTTTGACAGTTCCCTCTAAGAAAAATAACAgactgttttcacttctttttcacTGGCCTCATGGGTTGCGAGTCATGTTTGTTTTAATGTTGTTTTGCCAGTTTTTTGGCCCATGGTATTTCTAGTTTGATTTCACAGCAGTGAACAGGTTTAGGTGCCAGGAAACAAGGACATATtttatactgtgtgtgtgtgtgtgtgtgtggtgttttttggtgttctttttctttttacacagGTACATAAGATTCTTCCCTGATGGCCTTGTGATGGTGTTGACAACCCCCGAGGAGCCGCAGTCCATTGTTCCTCGCTTAAGAACTAGGAATACTAGGTAGTATTTTTCTGTAGTTGTCTGTCCAGTTCACATTTTCTGTGGTTACTTGCAGGTTAATATAACCCAGCGCTTCCTTAACTTAGTACCGGCTGATGAAAACAGCACTCCATAGGGGCCCTTAGGAAAAACACCGGTGCCTGAGCCTCTCTGCTTAGGGAGTGTGCTTCAGTTGGTCTTGGTCTCGGAACCCTTGCAAATTAGATTTACTCACATCCTAGCTGATTCTTCTCGAGCAAGTTGAGTAACCGCTGTTAGAACACATTACTTCCTAGATTATTTAAATACATGTAACAACTGATTAATAGACTTGGACTtaaa from Meles meles chromosome 5, mMelMel3.1 paternal haplotype, whole genome shotgun sequence includes these protein-coding regions:
- the FBXO9 gene encoding F-box only protein 9 isoform X2, giving the protein MAEAEEDCHSDTVRAEDDENESPAETDLQARELFLKAVEEEQNGALYEAIKFYRRAMQLVPDIEFKITYTRSPDGDGVGNSYMEDNDDDSKMADLLSCFQQQLTFQESVLKLCQPELENNQTHISVLPMEVLMYIFRWVVSSDLDLRSLEQLSQVCRGFYICARDPEIWRLACLKVWGRSCIKLVPYTSWREMFLERPRVRFDGVYISKTTYIRQGEQSLDGFYRAWHQVEYYRYIRFFPDGLVMVLTTPEEPQSIVPRLRTRNTRTDAILLGHYRLSQDTDNQTKVFAVITKKKEEKPLDYKYRYFRRVPVQEADQSFHVGLQLCSSGHQRFNKLIWIHHSCHVTYRSTGETAVTAFEIDKMYTPLFFARVRSYTAFSERPL
- the FBXO9 gene encoding F-box only protein 9 isoform X1, with the translated sequence MAEAEEDCHSDTVRAEDDENESPAETDLQAQLQMFRAQWMFELAPGVGSSNLETRPCRASKGSLLKAPDTKGKQELAKEEKARELFLKAVEEEQNGALYEAIKFYRRAMQLVPDIEFKITYTRSPDGDGVGNSYMEDNDDDSKMADLLSCFQQQLTFQESVLKLCQPELENNQTHISVLPMEVLMYIFRWVVSSDLDLRSLEQLSQVCRGFYICARDPEIWRLACLKVWGRSCIKLVPYTSWREMFLERPRVRFDGVYISKTTYIRQGEQSLDGFYRAWHQVEYYRYIRFFPDGLVMVLTTPEEPQSIVPRLRTRNTRTDAILLGHYRLSQDTDNQTKVFAVITKKKEEKPLDYKYRYFRRVPVQEADQSFHVGLQLCSSGHQRFNKLIWIHHSCHVTYRSTGETAVTAFEIDKMYTPLFFARVRSYTAFSERPL